A genomic region of Methanobacterium sp. SMA-27 contains the following coding sequences:
- the afpA gene encoding archaeoflavoprotein AfpA: MIVKGKRRKVAWGITGSGEKIMETVEIMEKMKKKYRKIYDIRVFISKAGDQVLKYYNLSNTLETIFDKTWTEINANAPFLAGQIQLGSYEFLLVAPATSNTVAKISLRIADTLLTNAAIMGQKTSTPIYIMPTDFREGSVITQLPNGKDLELKITHEDAEHVEKLSKMPNTFVFEHPNEIPSIFEKHSGN, from the coding sequence ATGATAGTCAAGGGAAAAAGAAGGAAAGTTGCATGGGGCATAACTGGAAGTGGCGAAAAGATTATGGAAACTGTAGAGATTATGGAAAAAATGAAAAAGAAGTACAGAAAAATCTATGATATTAGAGTTTTCATTTCCAAAGCCGGTGATCAAGTTTTAAAATATTATAATCTTTCAAATACATTGGAAACAATTTTTGATAAAACTTGGACGGAAATAAATGCAAATGCACCTTTTTTAGCTGGACAAATTCAACTTGGGAGTTATGAATTTCTCTTGGTAGCACCAGCAACCTCTAACACAGTAGCAAAGATATCACTAAGGATAGCTGACACATTACTTACAAATGCGGCTATAATGGGTCAGAAAACATCGACACCTATCTATATTATGCCAACAGACTTTAGAGAGGGAAGTGTAATTACACAGCTACCTAATGGAAAAGATCTAGAATTAAAAATTACTCATGAAGATGCTGAACACGTTGAAAAACTATCTAAAATGCCCAACACCTTCGTTTTTGAACATCCCAATGAAATACCTTCTATATTTGAGAAGCATTCTGGCAATTAA
- a CDS encoding adenosine-specific kinase — protein MDMQIKVVKLEAPEDCNIILGQSHFIKTIEDLYEAIFNTVPGAKFGIAFSEASGDCLVRIEGNSDELSELAGEKMLEIGCGHSFLIFLKNAFPINVLQRIKSVPEVVNLFCATANPIEILIAETEQGRGIIGVIDGFKPVGIETEDDIIFRKKFLREIGYKF, from the coding sequence ATGGACATGCAAATAAAAGTAGTTAAATTGGAAGCTCCAGAAGATTGTAATATAATATTGGGACAAAGTCATTTCATAAAAACAATTGAAGATTTGTATGAAGCCATATTTAATACAGTGCCTGGTGCAAAATTTGGAATAGCATTTAGTGAAGCATCTGGAGACTGTCTTGTAAGAATTGAAGGTAATAGTGACGAATTATCAGAACTTGCCGGAGAAAAGATGCTAGAAATTGGATGTGGACATTCATTTTTAATATTTCTAAAAAATGCATTTCCCATTAATGTGTTACAACGAATAAAAAGTGTTCCCGAAGTTGTAAACCTATTTTGTGCTACTGCAAATCCAATTGAGATACTTATCGCAGAAACAGAACAAGGAAGAGGAATAATTGGAGTTATTGATGGTTTTAAACCGGTCGGAATTGAAACTGAAGATGATATAATATTCAGGAAAAAATTCTTAAGAGAAATAGGCTACAAGTTCTAA
- a CDS encoding helix-turn-helix domain-containing protein, translating to MKEKMKEIAQRVSELRELSDIGIDEMANQLNVPVETYMGYEEGKNDISASVLYEIAQKLNVDMGLLLTGEETRMHIFAVTRKGKGVRVERRKEYKYENLAEKFIHKKAEPFIVSVKPKTQLGKPLTNSHPGQEFNYVIEGTLKIYIHDNEIVLEKGDSIFFDSSYEHAMEALNDKKAKFLAIIL from the coding sequence ATGAAAGAGAAAATGAAAGAAATTGCTCAACGTGTTTCAGAGTTAAGGGAACTTTCTGATATTGGTATAGATGAAATGGCAAACCAATTGAATGTTCCTGTTGAAACTTATATGGGTTACGAAGAAGGAAAAAATGATATATCTGCAAGTGTACTTTACGAAATAGCCCAGAAATTGAATGTGGATATGGGGCTACTGCTCACTGGAGAAGAAACTAGAATGCATATATTCGCAGTTACTAGGAAAGGTAAAGGTGTGAGAGTTGAAAGAAGAAAAGAGTACAAATACGAGAACCTCGCTGAAAAATTCATACATAAGAAAGCCGAACCATTCATAGTATCTGTTAAACCAAAGACCCAATTAGGAAAACCTTTAACCAACTCACATCCAGGCCAAGAATTCAACTATGTTATCGAAGGAACCTTGAAAATTTACATACACGATAATGAAATTGTTCTAGAAAAGGGCGATTCAATATTCTTCGATTCATCTTATGAACATGCAATGGAAGCACTAAATGATAAAAAAGCTAAATTTTTAGCTATAATTCTTTAA
- a CDS encoding AMP-binding protein, translating into MSSLLNKFVPKMEFDSYQDFEKNFKIEVPEKFNFAYDVVDEYAEKDPEKIAMVWCDDNSEKIFTFKEMKTYSDKAANLFKNYGIAKGDTVMLTLKSRYEFWFCLLALNKIGAIPIPATHMLKSKDIVYRIKSADIKMMVCIAEDQVPECVDKAEKAIGDRKLIKSVVGGKERPGWINFREELENTSEEFKRPTGKNSTSNEDASVVYFSSGTTGLPKMILHDFTYPLGHIITAKYWQNVVDNGLHYTVADTGWAKCLWGKIYGQWIAGSAVFVYDYERFDAAQMLEKASKHGVTTFCAPPTIYRFLIKEDLSNYDFSTLKYAVTAGEPLNPEVYNKFYEFTGLRLMEGFGQTETVVSIANFPWMDPRPGSMGKPSPGYDMLLMDKHGKICDIGEEGELVVKTIDKKPPGLFGGYYKDKVKTDQAWHDGYYHTGDTAWKDEDGYLWFVGRNDDIIKSSGYRIGPFEVESAVISHPSVLECAITGVPHPVRGQVVKATIVLAKGYEPSEELKKEIQNHVKSVTAPYKYPRVIEFVDELPKTISGKIRRIDIREKDKEEQN; encoded by the coding sequence ATGTCATCGTTACTAAATAAATTCGTTCCAAAAATGGAATTCGATTCATATCAAGATTTTGAAAAGAACTTTAAGATAGAAGTTCCTGAAAAATTTAACTTCGCATACGACGTAGTTGATGAGTATGCTGAGAAGGATCCTGAAAAGATTGCAATGGTCTGGTGTGATGACAATTCAGAAAAAATTTTTACATTCAAGGAAATGAAAACCTACAGTGATAAGGCTGCAAATCTTTTTAAAAACTATGGTATTGCCAAGGGCGATACAGTTATGCTTACATTAAAGAGTAGATACGAATTTTGGTTTTGTCTGCTGGCACTTAATAAGATAGGTGCAATACCTATCCCCGCAACGCATATGCTCAAGTCAAAGGATATTGTTTACAGAATTAAAAGTGCAGATATAAAGATGATGGTTTGTATAGCTGAGGACCAAGTTCCTGAATGTGTTGACAAGGCAGAAAAGGCTATTGGCGATAGAAAACTGATCAAATCAGTTGTTGGTGGGAAAGAGAGACCAGGATGGATAAATTTCAGGGAAGAACTTGAAAATACTTCAGAAGAATTTAAACGTCCCACAGGAAAAAATTCAACATCAAATGAAGATGCATCAGTTGTTTATTTTTCATCAGGAACAACAGGGCTTCCAAAAATGATACTCCACGATTTCACCTATCCGCTAGGGCATATAATAACCGCTAAGTACTGGCAGAATGTTGTTGATAATGGGCTTCATTACACAGTAGCAGACACTGGCTGGGCCAAATGTTTATGGGGAAAAATATATGGACAGTGGATAGCAGGAAGTGCAGTATTTGTTTATGATTATGAACGTTTCGACGCTGCTCAAATGCTTGAAAAAGCATCAAAACATGGTGTGACCACATTTTGTGCGCCTCCGACTATTTACAGGTTTTTAATCAAGGAAGACCTTTCAAACTATGATTTTTCAACCTTAAAATACGCAGTAACTGCGGGTGAACCATTAAATCCCGAAGTTTATAATAAATTCTATGAATTTACAGGTTTAAGATTAATGGAGGGATTTGGGCAAACGGAAACAGTGGTGAGTATAGCCAATTTCCCATGGATGGATCCCAGACCAGGTTCAATGGGAAAACCTTCCCCTGGATACGATATGCTGTTAATGGACAAACATGGTAAGATATGTGATATTGGTGAAGAGGGCGAACTAGTTGTTAAAACAATTGATAAAAAACCCCCTGGTCTCTTTGGAGGATATTATAAGGATAAAGTCAAAACTGACCAAGCATGGCACGATGGATATTATCATACAGGAGACACAGCTTGGAAAGATGAGGACGGATATTTATGGTTTGTTGGAAGGAATGATGATATCATTAAAAGTTCTGGTTACCGTATAGGTCCCTTTGAGGTTGAAAGTGCAGTTATATCCCATCCTTCAGTACTTGAATGTGCAATAACAGGTGTTCCACATCCTGTAAGGGGCCAAGTTGTTAAAGCTACCATTGTATTGGCCAAAGGTTATGAACCTTCTGAAGAGCTTAAGAAAGAAATTCAAAATCATGTAAAAAGTGTTACAGCTCCTTATAAATATCCTAGAGTAATTGAATTCGTTGATGAGCTTCCTAAAACTATAAGTGGAAAAATAAGACGTATAGACATAAGGGAAAAAGACAAAGAGGAACAAAATTAA
- a CDS encoding ferredoxin family protein, whose product MSEKKDKKEPYPVINTLECKECERCILACRKGVLKISSSLNERGYHYVEYTGEGCTGCGDCYYTCPEPLAIEVHIPKRSKDKKKKKNEEETEWQHSSLKETQPL is encoded by the coding sequence ATGTCTGAAAAAAAGGATAAAAAGGAACCATATCCTGTAATAAACACTTTAGAGTGTAAAGAATGTGAGAGATGTATTTTAGCATGTAGAAAGGGCGTTCTAAAGATAAGTAGTTCCCTGAATGAAAGAGGATATCATTATGTTGAATACACTGGTGAAGGATGTACAGGTTGTGGAGACTGCTATTACACCTGTCCAGAACCTTTAGCAATTGAAGTACATATACCTAAGCGATCTAAAGATAAAAAGAAGAAAAAAAATGAGGAGGAAACTGAATGGCAACACAGCTCATTAAAGGAAACACAGCCGTTGTAA
- a CDS encoding 3-methyl-2-oxobutanoate dehydrogenase subunit VorB: MATQLIKGNTAVVIGAMYAGCDCYFGYPITPATEVLHEASKYFPMTGRKFVQAESEEAAINMVYGASAAGHRVMTASSGPGISLKQEGMSFLAGAELPCVLVDIMRAGPGLGNIGPEQADYTQLVKGGGHGNYRNIVLAPNSVQEMCDFTMKAFELADKYRNPVVVLADGVLGQMVEPLQFPENAFKPSINTSWAVCGNKETKSNLVTSIFLDFDQLEDFNFNLQNKYRIIKENEVEFEEFAMEDAEIILVAYGISSRIARSAVEQARKHGIKVGLFRPKTLFPFPEKALKKIAEERECKFISVEMSNGQMMEDIILAIGCSRPVELINRMGGNLVDVENITKKVIEIAGGK, translated from the coding sequence ATGGCAACACAGCTCATTAAAGGAAACACAGCCGTTGTAATAGGGGCTATGTATGCGGGATGCGATTGTTACTTTGGATATCCAATTACCCCAGCCACAGAAGTCCTCCATGAAGCATCCAAATATTTTCCTATGACTGGAAGAAAATTTGTTCAAGCCGAATCAGAAGAAGCCGCTATAAACATGGTTTATGGTGCGTCGGCAGCAGGTCACAGGGTTATGACAGCATCATCAGGTCCGGGTATAAGCCTTAAACAGGAAGGAATGTCTTTTCTAGCAGGAGCTGAATTACCATGTGTTCTTGTGGACATAATGCGGGCTGGACCAGGTTTGGGTAATATTGGACCGGAACAGGCAGATTATACACAGCTCGTGAAGGGTGGAGGACATGGTAACTATAGAAACATAGTTTTAGCACCTAACTCTGTTCAAGAAATGTGTGATTTTACAATGAAAGCATTCGAACTTGCAGATAAATACAGAAACCCCGTGGTTGTACTGGCAGATGGAGTATTGGGTCAAATGGTTGAGCCTTTACAATTCCCTGAAAATGCTTTTAAACCCTCTATAAACACATCATGGGCTGTTTGTGGGAATAAAGAAACAAAAAGTAATTTAGTTACATCTATATTCCTAGATTTTGACCAGCTTGAAGATTTTAACTTTAATTTACAGAATAAATATAGAATTATAAAGGAAAATGAAGTTGAATTTGAAGAATTTGCAATGGAAGATGCTGAAATAATTCTAGTTGCATATGGGATAAGCAGTAGAATAGCTAGATCAGCTGTTGAACAGGCAAGGAAACATGGGATAAAAGTTGGATTATTCAGACCAAAAACACTCTTTCCATTTCCTGAAAAAGCTCTAAAAAAGATAGCAGAAGAAAGGGAATGCAAATTCATATCTGTTGAAATGAGCAACGGGCAGATGATGGAAGACATAATCTTGGCAATAGGTTGCAGTAGACCAGTAGAATTAATCAATAGAATGGGCGGAAATCTTGTGGATGTAGAAAATATAACCAAAAAGGTAATAGAAATTGCTGGAGGTAAATAA
- a CDS encoding 2-oxoacid:acceptor oxidoreductase family protein → MSNKIEDPTEKILRKPKSILDEFPRKGGSAPTATHYCPGCGHGILHKLIGEAVDELNIQDRMVMTSPVGCAVFAYYYFDCGHVQVAHGRAPAVGTGISRAEDNAIVILYQGDGDLASIGLNETIQAANRGEKMAVFFINNTVYGMTGGQMAPTTLVGEVTVTCQEGRDPRFTGYPLHMSELLNNLKAPVFIERASLSDPSHIRKAKKAVKKALEIQRDGKGYAFVELLSPCPTNLRQDAEGAEKFLNEKMEVEFPLVNFRDRTSEVEPLCRGKSVFSKELLDNIFEVDSGSSMEPLDDPDFETKVIKISGFGGQGVLSMGLIIARAACKARRYVSWYPSYGPEQRGGTSNCTVIISGEIIGSPVVHNPDILVALNKPSLEEFAPRVKNGGTILYDSKIGEFITQENIKAIGVPAMKIAKEKGVGKAANTAMLGVLMAISKELSEEVFKDAVKQAFAKKPKLIPVNLDILESGSKWAHKNLEIDK, encoded by the coding sequence ATGTCAAACAAGATTGAAGATCCCACAGAAAAGATTTTAAGAAAACCAAAATCTATTCTCGATGAATTTCCCCGTAAAGGTGGAAGTGCACCTACAGCAACTCATTATTGTCCGGGATGCGGACATGGAATTCTTCACAAACTTATTGGAGAGGCAGTTGACGAGTTAAATATCCAGGATAGAATGGTAATGACTAGTCCGGTGGGATGTGCTGTTTTTGCCTATTACTACTTTGATTGTGGCCATGTACAAGTTGCACATGGAAGGGCACCTGCAGTTGGAACAGGAATATCACGAGCAGAAGACAATGCAATTGTGATATTGTATCAAGGAGACGGGGATCTTGCTTCAATAGGATTAAATGAAACTATTCAAGCTGCCAATCGAGGAGAAAAAATGGCTGTTTTCTTTATAAATAATACAGTGTATGGAATGACTGGTGGTCAAATGGCACCTACAACACTTGTTGGTGAAGTCACAGTAACCTGTCAAGAAGGAAGAGACCCTAGATTCACAGGATACCCACTGCACATGAGTGAACTTTTAAACAACCTCAAAGCACCTGTTTTCATTGAAAGGGCTTCACTTTCAGATCCTTCACATATAAGAAAAGCTAAAAAGGCGGTTAAAAAAGCACTTGAAATTCAGAGAGATGGCAAGGGTTATGCATTTGTTGAACTTTTATCACCTTGCCCAACCAATCTAAGACAAGATGCAGAGGGTGCAGAAAAATTTTTGAATGAAAAAATGGAGGTTGAATTTCCATTAGTTAATTTCAGGGATAGAACATCCGAGGTTGAACCTTTATGTAGAGGTAAAAGTGTTTTTTCAAAGGAATTACTGGATAATATATTTGAAGTTGATAGTGGAAGTTCAATGGAACCATTGGATGATCCTGACTTTGAAACAAAGGTTATCAAAATATCCGGATTTGGAGGACAGGGTGTTTTAAGTATGGGCCTCATAATTGCCCGAGCTGCATGCAAAGCACGCCGTTATGTTTCATGGTACCCTTCATATGGTCCAGAACAGCGAGGAGGAACATCAAACTGCACAGTAATAATATCTGGGGAAATAATTGGTTCTCCAGTAGTGCACAATCCGGATATATTGGTAGCACTTAATAAACCTTCTCTTGAAGAATTTGCACCAAGGGTTAAAAATGGTGGTACTATACTCTATGATTCGAAAATTGGAGAATTCATTACTCAAGAAAATATCAAGGCTATTGGAGTTCCTGCAATGAAAATAGCAAAGGAAAAAGGAGTTGGAAAGGCTGCTAATACTGCGATGCTGGGTGTTTTAATGGCGATTTCAAAGGAACTTTCTGAGGAAGTTTTCAAGGATGCTGTAAAACAGGCTTTTGCAAAAAAACCTAAATTAATTCCTGTTAATCTGGATATATTGGAATCAGGTTCAAAATGGGCTCATAAAAATTTAGAAATTGATAAATAG